Proteins encoded by one window of Anopheles maculipalpis chromosome 2RL, idAnoMacuDA_375_x, whole genome shotgun sequence:
- the LOC126560052 gene encoding uncharacterized protein LOC126560052 has protein sequence MYAQRIGEEDWNDGGVSFAGNGNVYRRFQDIDGGSNSSASNDTESTTLLDETCRRNDRLYDITPLDRSDRHSRGSTKNKIFLFIITVGLFGIIALGYFPNGNDRGRVGTIAGWGLNTSRETIGYVLPYENTTLIDPTNVCNAEERSGLVEQSEKVFLLIVVCSSADNFEARQAIRDTWGKVDRWNYHQFRRLHERLRGKYLDPKATVGPEYSWQVPSDDDLLQASAGTEANKVPTKSRNSSQSGKNESNSFAGMHFNIKVVFLIGQSKADYVHQRERTSFPSIRVGDSANAQDSAVSTTLDFTHTPSSDGTGAPQNSLFPSGPDVDPAFNPASNEVVDELQQRILNESEVYGDIIQESFIDSYNNLTLKTIMMLKWVTNNCDGKVKFIMKCDDDTFVNVPNLLHVLLGGTVPLYEATYSFYDTKTVAVKSAKNRLIPGKHLLTGFLFCDAKPISDTSSKWYSPAYMYNKDVYPNYLSGTAYLMNLETAKLLYRGTLSTPIFHLEDVYLTGIVADRVKIRRRHHPLFFYSSTKDLCALRGMISHHHLQPSDLRTAYDFITNGTIVCRGPEKQFTDGHPKLKKHEKCQ, from the exons ATGTACGCCCAACGTATCGGTGAGGAGGATTGGAACGACGGTGGTGTCAGCTTCGCCGGCAATGGCAACGTATATCGACGCTTTCAAGATATCGACGGTGGCAGTAACAGTTCCGCAAGTAACGATACAGAAAGTACCACCCTGCTGGATGAAACGTGCCGCAGGAACGACCGGTTGTACGACATAACGCCGCTGGATCGAAGCGATCGACACAGCCGTGGCTCTACCAAGAACAAAATATTCCTCTTCATCATTACGGTCGGTCTTTTCGGTATTATCGCGTTGGGCTACTTCCCGAACGGTAACGACCGGGGACGTGTTG GTACGATTGCCGGCTGGGGATTGAACACGTCGAGGGAAACGATCGGGTATGTGCTTCCGTACGAAAACACCACACTGATCGATCCGACGAATGTGTGCAATGccgaggaacggtccggactGGTGGAGCAAAGCGAGAAGGTGTTTCTGCTGATTGTCGTTTGTTCCTCGGCTGACAACTTCGAGGCACGTCAGGCGATCCGCGATACGTGGGGCAAAGTGGACCGATGGAACTATCACCAGTTCCGGCGGCTCCATGAACGGTTGCGTGGAAAATATCTGGACCCGAAAGCGACCGTTGGTCCTGAGTACAGTTGGCAGGTGCCGTCTGATGATGATTTGCTCCAGGCTTCTGCGGGCACCGAAGCTAAC AAAGTTCCGACGAAATCTCGAAATTCTAGTCAAAGTGGTAAAAACGAGAGCAACAGTTTCGCGGGCATGCATTTTAACATTAAGGTAGTGTTCCTCATCGGTCAATCGAAGGCTGATTATGTGCATCAACGGGAACGTACGTCGTTCCCTTCCATCCGAGTAGGGGACAGTGCCAACGCACAGGATTCGGCAGTATCCACGACGCTGGACTTCACACACACTCCGTCGTCGGATGGTACGGGAGCGCCGCAAAACTCACTGTTTCCGAGCGGACCTGACGTGGACCCTGCATTCAACCCGGCCAGCAACGAGGTGGTGGACGAATTGCAACAGCGAATCTTAAACGAAAGCGAAGTGTACGGTGATATTATACAGGAGAGCTTTATAGATAGTTACAATAATCTGACGCTGAAGACGATCATGATGCTGAAGTGGGTTACCAACAACTGTGATGGCAAAG tAAAATTTATCATGAAGTGTGATGATGACACGTTCGTCAACGTGCCTAACCTGCTGCACGTTCTGCTCGGCGGAACCGTCCCCCTGTACGAAGCGACCTACTCGTTCTACGACACCAAAACGGTGGCGGTGAAATCGGCCAAAAACCGGCTCATCCCAGGCAAACACCTGCTGACGGGATTTCTGTTCTGCGATGCCAAACCGATCAGCGACACTAGCAGCAAGTG GTACTCACCGGCGTACATGTACAATAAGGATGTGTACCCAAACTATCTGTCCGGCACGGCCTATCTGATGAATCTCGAGACGGCAAAACTACTGTACCGGGGGACCCTTTCGACGCCCATTTTCCATCTCGAGGACGTGTACCTGACCGGTATTGTGGCGGATCGGGTAAAAATTCGACGCCGACACCATCCACTGTTCTTCTACTCCTCCACCAAAGACCTGTGTGCCCTGCGGGGCATGATCTCACACCATCATCTGCAGCCGAGTGATCTTCGCACGGCGTACGATTTCATCACCAACGGTACGATAGTGTGCCGGGGGCCGGAAAAACAGTTCACCGATGGCCATCCGAAGCTGAAAAAGCACGAAAAGTGTCAATGA
- the LOC126557084 gene encoding uncharacterized protein LOC126557084 yields the protein MCSRSSSSSSSRTSRGTTSAVLVLGVVLVLLTFATNRSLCSVAPHPATISVTSSESTTSSSSTSSSSSSNSSPTPSDSSNLTDRSHPPDVPDGTTSRTNPSSAGGTARKDTGQSEQPPEGQIPLERLPSNTLLKYTAYKDVSILHFRIPTDTRTAFFSFKAYEESKGAFQRNCKPNDITLHLKAGSYPVISPENITFPKHFLDAEERFEIHSLQFKSDSTTRRLSIEGPHPGNWFAVAFISWTDPNNERIEQQGLAASCETLLMSEMSVANAQPQMLNVDVRYEGTLDADQPEPKSFKFYVPSNVSIVTWRFTITQPCANCTDVSFHVQASALPTVRNYLQNAIICPNQTGDVSIDFYPHESAWHYVDMDFMRENPPNGSGTIVAGFHANDTAGLDGTNQTEGRKIGNGPTSVPDPQQALVYTVELLYHTHDQTVPEAASTLTPSTEETTAESVDSSDESDTLTTDTKSLPNRSFDRYPVLRQTYREFFMFDYDLLPDVNGTVPVTLNLTAGIPALMKFDVNDVYDIGGTLSFAVAMRQDLKGSLIDARHDSTNEHAGVVAEKLIDIQEEFVPELPAAMTTTTTTTTTSTTTTTTTTVAPSSTIEADKAKQTAAKANQTVIVCLRLEEPGIPTWPDKCVYGRHIYPAAIVINNTDADTNTGLVHVPFPEPGSWYVTLGLFCHGSEATARSTIIDSVKDFVRSYRSTLETMQPPCSCTDRLSYYRSCLADDTCLNALNETETLKIKECIMDAKCTGSRSDEMARKFELHHKYATEQSVQGGVADTTCNSSVVFTISSSPCVAGRCGRFGRCYHYMSGGFVFSTCLCLRNYRGWDCTEDSQVPSSASILLASLMLTLSNLLFLPSIFYAVKRGYHSEAIIYFFAMFFSAFYHACDSGEEEFSFCLVKIGVLQFCDFYCGLLAIWVTLIAMSNIRHQFVSLLHMLGAILLAFGTELNKQSLWVFLAPALTGICLISVSWGLRCRKTKRCFPARSYLALYLPIGSVLVMVGLVCFAFLQTKQNYHIVHSIWHMVMALSILCLLPDRKTFHPKC from the exons ATGTGTTctcgaagcagcagcagtagtagcagcaggaCGTCCCGTGGGACCACTTCTGCCGTTTTGGTCCTTGGAGTAGTGCTCGTACTCCTGACATTCGCCACGAATCGAAGCCTTTGCAGTGTAGCACCACATCCGGCCACTATTAGCGTTACCTCCAGTGAATCcacaacaagcagcagcagcactagtagtagtagtagtagtaatagtagtccCACGCCCAGCGATAGCAGCAACCTAACCGACCGATCACATCCACCCGACGTACCGGATGGTACAACGTCACGCACAAATCCATCATCAGCCGGCGGTACGGCGCGTAAGGATACGGGCCAAAGTGAACAGCCACCCGAAGGACAGATACCGCTGGAACGGTTGCCCTCCAACACGCTGCTCAAGTACACCGCCTACAAGGACGTCTCGATACTGCACTTTCGCATACCGACCGACACCCGTACAGCCTTCTTTAGCTTTAAGGCTTACGAGGAATCCAAAGGTGCCTTCC AGCGCAACTGCAAACCGAACGATATTACGCTGCACCTGAAAGCGGGCAGCTATCCGGTCATCAGTCCGGAAAACATCACATTCCCCAAACACTTTCTAGACGCGGAGGAACG ATTCGAAATCCACAGCCTACAGTTCAAGTCGGATAGCACAACGCGCCGGCTAAGCATTGAAGGTCCCCATCCGGGCAACTGGTTCGCCGTGGCATTCATCAGCTGGACCGATCCGAACAACGAGCGAATAGAGCAGCAAG GTCTTGCTGCATCGTGCGAAACTTTGCTGATGTCGGAGATGTCCGTCGCGAACGCTCAGCCACAGATGCTTAATGTGGACGTCCGTTACGAGGGTACGCTTGACGCTGATCAGCCGGAACCGAAATCGTTCAAGTTTTACGTCCCGAGCAACGTGTCGATCGTTACGTGGCGCTTTACCATCACGCAACCCTGCGCAAACTGTACCGACGTTAGCTTCCACGTGCAGGCGAGCGCACTGCCGACGGTGCGCAACTATCTTCAGAATGCCATCATCTGTCCAAACCAGACCGGTGACGTAAGCATCGATTTCTATCCTCACGAAAGTGCCTGGCATTACGTGGATATGGACTTTATGCGTGAAAATCCACCCAACGGTAGCGGTACGATTGTGGCCGGGTTTCACGCCAACGACACGGCCGGATTGGACGGTACGAATCAAACCGAGGGCAGAAAGATCGGGAATGGTCCTACGAGCGTTCCTGATCCGCAGCAAGCTTTAGTGTACACGGTGGAGTTACTCTATCACACGCACGATCAGACTGTCCCCGAGGCAGCGTCTACGTTGACTCCGTCCACCGAGGAAACGACCGCGGAAAGTGTCGATTCTTCCGATGAAAGTGATACCCTGACAACAGACACCAAATCACTGCCGAATCGAAGCTTCGATCGCTATCCGGTACTGCGACAAACGTACCGAGAGTTCTTCATGTTTGACTACGACCTACTGCCGGATGTGAATGGTACCGTTCCGGTTACGCTCAACCTTACTGCCGGCATACCCGCCCTGATGAAGTTCGACGTGAACGATGTGTACGATATTGGCGGTACGCTTAGCTTTGCCGTTGCGATGCGACAAGATCTGAAGGGTAGTTTGATCGATGCACGGCACGATTCGACCAACGAGCATGCGGGTGTGGTGGCTGAAAAGCTGATCGACATACAGGAAGAGTTCGTACCGGAACTTCCGGCAGCGATGACTACCACTACGACCACCACTACCacgtccaccaccaccaccacgacaaCGACGGTAGCACCGAGCAGCACTATCGAAGCGGATAAGGCAAAGCAAACCGCCGCAAAAGCCAACCAAACGGTTATCGTGTGTTTGAGGCTCGAAGAACCGGGCATTCCTACCTGGCCCGACAAGTGTGTGTACGGACGGCACATCTATCCAGCCGCAATCGTTATCAACAACACGGACGCGGACACAAACACTGGGCTCGTGCATGTCCCGTTCCCCGAGCCGGGCAGTTGGTACGTCACGCTGGGACTCTTCTGTCACGGATCGGAAGCAACTGCCCGATCGACAATCATCGATAGCGTTAAGGACTTTGTGCGCTCGTACCGTTCCACACTGGAAACGATGCAGCCACCATGTTCGTGCACTGATCGACTAAGCTACTACCGTAGCTGTCTGGCGGATGACACGTGCCTGAATGCGCTCAACGAAACCGAAACGCTCAAGATCAAGGAATGCATCATGGATGCCAAATGTACAGGAAGTCGGTCGGATGAGATGGCGCGCAAGTTTGAGCTGCACCACAAGTACGCAACGGAACAGAGCGTGCAGGGTGGGGTCGCCGATACTACGTGTAATTCCAGCGTAGTCTTCACGATCTCCTCGAGCCCGTGTGTTGCGGGACGGTGTGGACGATTCGGACGATGCTACCACTACATGTCGGGTGGGTTCGTGTTTTCGACGTGTCTCTGTCTCCGGAACTACCGTGGCTGGGACTGTACCGAAGACTCACAGGTACCGTCGAGCGCCTCCATCCTGCTCGCCTCCCTCATGCTGACGCTCTCCAATCTCCTCTTTCTGCCGAGCATCTTTTACGCCGTCAAGCGCGGCTACCACAGTGAAGCGATCATCTACTTCTTCGCCATGTTCTTCTCGGCGTTCTACCATGCGTGCGATTCGGGCGAAGAGGAGTTTAGCTTCTGTTTGGTGAAGATCGGTGTACTACAGTTCTGTGACTTTTACTGCGGTCTGCTTGCGATCTGGGTAACGCTGATCGCTATGTCCAACATTCGGCATCAGTTCGTGTCACTGCTGCACATGCTCGGTGCGATCCTGCTAGCGTTCGGGACGGAGCTGAACAAGCAATCGCTCTGGGTGTTTCTAGCACCGGCCCTCACCGGTATCTGTCTTATCTCGGTCAGCTGGGGATTACGCTGCCGGAAGACGAAACGATGCTTTCCGGCACGAAGCTATCTGGCACTGTATCTACCGATCGGTAGCGTTCTCGTAATGGTAGGACTGGTGTGTTTCGCGTTTCttcagacaaaacaaaactatcacATCGTCCATTCGATCTGGCACATGGTGATGGCATTGAGCATTCTCTGCCTGCTACCGGACCGGAAAACGTTCCACCCAAAGTGCTAG